A portion of the Carya illinoinensis cultivar Pawnee chromosome 11, C.illinoinensisPawnee_v1, whole genome shotgun sequence genome contains these proteins:
- the LOC122282904 gene encoding RNA-binding protein pno1, with protein sequence MQSKDAPASMDVEAVPFEPQPESGSLPPKPLFEPLKAHEMSDGRVQFRKVNVPPHRYSPLKKAWMEIYAPIYEQMKIDIRMNLKARRVELKTRSNTPDVSNLQKCADFVHAFMLGFDVIDAIALLRLDELYVESFEIKDVKTLRGEHLSRAIGRLSGKGGKTKFAIENATKTRIVVADTKIHILGSYRNIRVARDSLCSLILGSPAGKVYSKLRAVSARLAEGL encoded by the coding sequence ATGCAGTCCAAGGACGCCCCTGCCTCCATGGATGTTGAAGCAGTTCCCTTTGAACCACAACCTGAATCTGGATCTTTGCCACCAAAGCCACTTTTTGAACCTTTGAAGGCTCATGAAATGTCTGATGGTCGAGTTCAGTTTCGAAAGGTCAATGTTCCACCACATCGGTATTCACCTCTCAAGAAAGCATGGATGGAAATCTATGCCCCAATATATGAGCAGATGAAGATTGACATCCGAATGAATCTCAAGGCTCGTAGGGTTGAATTAAAGACCAGATCCAACACACCTGATGTAAGTAACCTACAGAAGTGTGCAGATTTTGTCCATGCATTCATGCTAGGTTTTGATGTAATAGATGCCATTGCACTTTTGCGATTGGATGAGCTCTATGTGGAATCTTTTGAGATCAAGGACGTTAAAACACTTCGAGGAGAGCACTTGTCTCGTGCCATAGGAAGACTGTCCGGTAAAGGTGGTAAAACAAAGTTTGCGATTGAAAATGCAACAAAGACGAGGATCGTGGTTGCTGACACCAAGATTCACATATTGGGGTCATATAGGAACATTAGAGTGGCAAGGGATTCTCTTTGCAGCCTTATTCTGGGGTCCCCGGCCGGAAAAGTATATTCAAAACTACGAGCAGTATCTGCTAGACTGGCAGAAGGTTTATGA